TAGAAATGCTCACAAATGATACTGGAAAAAGCTTAggattatttctattttttttttagtcttagCATTGAGATGCCAAAAGGGGATCGATATGTAAGTACGCTTTAGTTGTCTCTAAAGTGAATTAGTgaattttgtaatgaaaactgGAGATTAGTAGCTGGGTGCATGGTTTATGGCATTCGGTGGGTTGCCATATGCTGTGGGACACACCTTTTGAGGGGATTCTAATCAACTCAAAAGACAATATGGCAACTGGcagcctttttctttattgaagCAAAATCACAGCATTTTCATCACTATTCCCCTCTTGTGAAGGGAAGAGTTAAACGAAGGCCCCTGAAATTTACATTACTAACAAGTAAAGGATTGAAGAAAGAGATTACAAGCatatttctctaaaataaataatctacaaagagtgctttttcttcttaaaagcaatctaaaaatgtataaattctACGGTAGGGAGATCAAAAGATATTTTAACAACTTTCAATATTTACAAACAATACAAAAACTGCGCACGCCATCAAATGATGCAAAAttcttcttaaaaattaaaagcttcatTCCTACTAAGAACCAGAAACTCCAGccaatatttcagttttaattaatgGTCTTCTTTACAATTGGAAAACcgttaaatgtttttattatctGTAAAATATACAATAAAAACGAACCTCACTAAATTATTAAggttaaaaaagaagagaaatactGCAGGCAAATCAAAAAGGAAAGTAACCGTAACTTATTCTTTGGTAACCAAAAGTTAGCAAGTATCTGTATTTCAAGTGATGAAAAGTAATAACCTTCCCATTTTGACAAATGGAAGAAAGACTTCTGGCAAAACACGACTCCCAAGTTTCAGTTTTGAAAGACAGGCCCCACCTACCGCTCTGTAGTGCAAGTTCTCAAAGTCAAAGTTTGCTTTCTAATTCAGAAACATAACCCTTCCAAACTCTGGCAGTACACTGCTGAATTCCTCTCCCACTTTTCTGTTGTCTGCTCGCATCCTCCACACACATCCAGCTGTTCCAGTTCTCTAAGGGAATACTCTAGTCAAGGAAGCAATTCACTTGGAAATGGGTGTTTCGCCAAGCGTACGTGTGCGGCTGCATAGCAGCTAGTAGTGTGTTATAAAAACTCAGCTCCCGTTTCCACATTAACTACGTATTTAATTTCCcttaggaaaaaaccaaaagtacCCTGGGCCAATCAATAACCTGGTGACCTAGTTGCTTTAGCAGGACACACTTCATCTTAGACTGAGGCATACCCCAGTAATAAGCCACGCAACCCCAGCACCAACCCTACTACCTTCTCACAGGTGAATGTGCCTCATTGTGCTCTCTCTGCTTAACGAATGCACTACGCCACACCAATACAACGCTTCTGAAGCAAATGTCCAGCTTGTACCACAGAAGCCTTCCCATTCCTCTTTTTCAGGCTTATTCCTAAATTTTGCTTGCACAATTGCAgtctcaagaaaaagaaaaacttcacaCCCCTACAGGCTCTGAGAAaactccccaccccaccccacccccgcaAGAGGACTTCTAAGGCTTTACACAAAAAAATTCAACTGTTAACTTTTCTTTAAGCCACAGACCATTCATTCAAAGCAAGtcctccccaccccaacccAACCATGCACAACTATCATTGCTTTAGCatttaaacacacacatgcagttCATGGACTAAATGCTCAGCAAAGTAAACTTGTCCTGGTCTGGGCTTTCTTCTGGACTCTAGTCCTCTGTCATTTTCTAGACTAATATCCAATGCCTTTTGTCACTGCCTTTTAACTTTCTTCAGCTGAAGGGCTTAGATACTTCCTTGAAGTACCTGGTTGAGTCATTAAGTCTAGATGGGTTGGATCCAACGTCTCCTTGCAGCCTGCCTCCTCAGCATATGGAAAGTCGTTCATGTCCATTTCGTCACTGTTAAACATATCAAGCTGCctctcttgctgctcttccaAAGTCCTTCGGACCCTGCCCTCTGACTGCTCCACCACTTCCCCATCTCCTTCACTAATGACAGTCATGGGGCTGCTCTGGATGCGGTTGCGGACATTGTacttgctgctggcagcagaggggGGCGTTCGTGACCGGCCGTATCTAGTGCCAGAGAAGGACATGCTCCTTGGCATCAAGCCCTCGCTCTTGGCCCACTCTTCCTGGGCCCGTTTGCTCTTGCTGGGTGagcagctggcagggctgtCGGAAAGGTCAGGGGTGGCATCCGTCTTTGTCCGGTGGAACCGCGGGTCCGTGTTCTTCAACATTTCTGCCGCAGACATGCGGGAACTGGTGTCACAGCGGCTccctttcttcagcagcaggGCTTTGAAGTTGTCATTGCTGGTGCTGCTCTTGCGAACGCTTCTCTGAATAGATCCGGCTTGTTTGAGGGTAGTTAAGGTTGGGGAAGCACCGGTGGGAGTTACGGGGGGTGACGGAGAATGGTTGCGGGTACGGTCGTCTTCAGAATCTTTACGGCCAAGGACTTTCCTTTTGGATCTGGgtttgaaaaacaacaaagaggaccaaataaaaaattagaCTTTTTACATTCCCTAATTAAATTCAGCTTAGGGGGATGACAATGAATTAAGCTAAAGCAGAGAGAGGGATAAGGGAGAAGTAATCTAAATCTAAAGCATGAGTAAGACCACCACCAAAACTGTACAGGCATTGATGCAGGTATTGGAGGTATAAGCTAATAAgtttattgttctttttctgcaaatctgGAACAATGAAACTACTAAACCCAGCAATACTGATGTCCAAAACACTTTAGCGACTTTAGTGAATCAGGTTTTCTGGAGTCAGCATTCAACTGCTAAGACATTATGAAGATGATACTCAACGCCATTTGCCTGTTAGTTTGGGGGTTTGATTAAAAATATGTCACCTAGAGTATGCTGGGGGTTTTTGTTGCGCTTTGTTTTACTATTTCGTTTGATGCTCTCTGGAGAATTAGAAGGGTAGTTTAGTGCACTTGCCTTTAGAAAAGGATATTGCAATGCACCACTGCTGAAGTTAAGATGGAGTAGAGAGCACCGCAATGTACTGTTCTggattaaataattaaaaaaaaggaatcccCTCCCGAACCCAAACATTAAATGGTGAAAACTGAGTTTTCCAGCCTCTATTAAGATGCACAGCCAAAATTCACTGCTCTGTTGGTGCTCTGTCATTGCAACTCTTTGACTAAATGAATGAGAGACCAACTTCCTGACATAAAAGTTATCCATCCAAATGAGAgatcagtgtggttttttttaatttaaatgtaaagtgCAGcgataacaaaaacaaaattaagaaacaatCATGGGACTGGGAATAAGTGGGAACTGGACTTCTAGTGCCCCATTTTCACATTATTAGagtattaaagaaagaaaagtactACATGCCTGGTATCTGTagcaaagctgctttgcttCTTTGCAGGCTAAGCAAGAATTAATTCAAAAAGGTTGTATAAAGGCTAATTTTACATATGCTGTTTTGGCAAAAGTTTAAAACAAGTCACTAGACTTGTTGCAAATACAAGATTATCATGCTATAATTCCATCCTGATTTTTATCAAGCATGTGTTCAATTCAGACCCTTCCCCTTGCAGAACAGGTTTCCACTTAACGTGATCTTTAGCTGTACTTTCTTAAAGGCCTTAAGATTTTGCTAGGGCAAGCTCAAATGTCTTTATGCATTGCAGCCTactggtaattaaaaaaaaaaacccagaaaacaaaatagcagGATGCATCAGCTGAGTAGGTGGCAGCAACAGACATTGCCATAAACTCTGCCAAGACTTTGGAGCGATCCTGTCTCTCAAGGGGTGAAGTATATGCATAGATCACTTATGATACCCACACACAGCTGTAACAGCTgttattttcagctgctgattCCTCCACCTGCCTTTCTGGAAGAAGATGTAATACCAACATCCATTCAGCCTGAGGATGAATGGACACCAGAAGATAGCATGGGGATAAAACAATGATTTCAGTAGTGGCAAACATAAGAACCTTGTCTAGATTTAACTGTGTGTCAGTATCGTGGGCAGCATGTGAATTTGCTGCTTGGATGCTCTGAGAGTTTTTATGCAAACACATGTGTGCGTCGGTTACAGGGAAAAGACTTCCCTCCGTTAGGGTTTTGGCTGCCTATGGGTATCTTTAAACACTGCAATGCTGGGCTTGTACTGCTGCCAAAACCCAAATGAAATtccaaataaacagaaagcaaaattcaaTTGCAAAGATCTGCAGGGAAAGACTTAGTTATCCTGGCTTGAAGTAACTCAGTAAGACCGTGAATGCAGTGCAGAGCGGTGGGTTTGCTGTCAGCATCTAACTGGCTTTTCTCAGCATGTATGAATTATGGCAGAAACTTATGAACCAAATTTGGTTTTGGTGGCTTTTCAGACAGAGGTAGAATATATATTCAAACTTAATATTGTTCTTCCTGCCCTTAACACACATACCACTAAATTTCTTGTCTTACCCCAAAGCACATATTCGAGAGTGCCAATCACTGAAATAACACCTTTTAGAAATAGTGGGcggaaaaacaaaacatttcttattAATTAACAGCTAAGGAAGAGAGTGGTTCAAGTCTAAAGCCAACAAAAGCAAGGTCTTAATAACAAATGTGTCAAGCGGTTTTAACTAAGTCACATCCAGTTCCATTGTCCATTTCCCCATAAACTCATGAATTACAGGTATGTGCATACACACAGAGATCCACTCTCTATTTGCATATGTAATGGAGAAAGGCTACCGGCCAGGATATTTCATTCTCAAAACAGATTTGTCGCAGTCCCAGTGAGCGCCATGCAACATGAATGCAAACAGACCATTTTTAGAACAGCTCCTACAGGCCAAGTCCTAAGGGGTAACTGTTATAAAAAGTCAGTATCTTACATATGTAAGTTTTGTAAAGCGCGAAACGGTATcgtttcaaaaacaaaaaaatagcattCGCATCCCAAGTGCTGCAGTCTCCCGGCTCCCAGCCATGTTCTGACAACAGGTTTTTCCCGCCCCTCCGTACTCCTGATGCAGAACTCACGCACAGATGCGCAAACTGCTTAAAGACCTAGATAAACCTATGCAGATGCTGCCAAGCACTTTCTGTGACCAGCTAAAAGAGATGGCCCCTCTAAATTTTGAAGTAAAAGACAGAGCCACAAGATGGCACTACCACTACATCGATTCTAGTCTACAAGGAAGCTCTAGTTCAGAGAGTGGTAACGGTCTTCTGTGTGTACTGTTTAAATGGTGCACACATGtcattttgtggttttaatgtttttagcttttctttttttgggaaCCTAATGTGAGCAGCACAAGCATCTAGTTGCCTATTCAggatgattttgtttttaagggaaATGAATAATGTCATTAATAATAGAGCCAGTATTGCACATTTCATTCATGAACCAGTTTGACACAAAACACCCGACCTCAGACTGGATTATGGCAAACTATAATCCAGCGTTTGCCATATGTTTTGCCATATGACTGACATGTTGCGTTACTTGCCAGTTTCAGCCACGCTTGCCATGAAGCATTAGCGTTGAGCCTCTGTCCCAAACTGCACCATATAAGCAGCGAAGAGAGTaaaaagagatggagaagaacgagaatgaaaacaaaaagatacaCAGAAAAGGCAACAGTAGAGTTAATATGGCAGATtgagaaaaatacaataaatactAGAGGTAACTTGATATTTTAAGGGGCAGGATATTTATAATACAATCTATTTTGATTTAATCTGGTAGCTTTTAGTTCAGAATggattaaatatatttgtaaaataacAGAACGCAAGTtcttttccttatctttttCATATACAGCCTTAGTAGAAAGTTGATAAATGTATGCTTTATGTTAAAGCAAAGACTGTTGCAATTGGGTGTTTTAGTAAAACAGTGTTAATTAATTTAAGAGAGAACTACCAGACCCGACAGTAAGGGAAGGGCAATTTATGCAGTACCTGTGAATGGCTGCAAAAAGGTCCTCAGTAGTCCTTGGTCTCGCTGGTGTTGCCACTCCGTCCGTCTCTTCCCCATAACTATTGCTAGGCAGGAATGAACTATTCGTTGTATCCGATTCAAACACCTCCACTGCGCGGAGAGAACAAACAATACTGTCAGTCCGTCATGGGAACCCAACAGGCATATAACCCTGACACCAGCCCTCGCTGCCTCTAAGGCAAAGCAGAGACTGAGTGCACTGTTGCCATTATTGTGATTTCAGAACAACGCTTGCTTAGGAAACTGCAGCGCACAAACGCTTATGCTTGCTCACACACACAGGCGGAGAACAATACCGAAGGAAAATTTGTGTGGTTTCCACTAACATGCAAAATCAAAATTAACAAAGCTAACCATGTTTTCATAGCATGTTTTAATCCCAGCACAGTTAAATAAagcataattttctttccatatcTGCAATAATGAGAAGTCAGAAAATTATAAGAAATCTTGTGAAGTATTAATCTGATCCTTGCAACTTTCTTTAGATTTTTAGTTGTAACTACCGCAAGAGGCTCTTTTCTCTACAGAAGCCTGCCTGAATGCTAGGATTGCTATTGTCACTCCCCAGCTTCTTTAAAATAGCTACTGCTGCATCtgaagaagagtcagagaagaGAGACTCACCACTTTCGTTCTCTTGAGAGAGGTGCCCGTCAGCGTTACTGCCGCTGTCTTGGCTGCTGCCTGAACTGCTTCCTTCATCAAAAGCAgactgctcctcctgcctgggtTCTTCTTGAACTGGTGATGCAGCAGGCTGTACCACAAAAGCATTCGCTCCCACTGTCTCAGAGAAGGTGAatccagcagctcctccctCAGGAACCAGGCTGCCAGAGTCCATCTCGCTAGAACTGAGTCCATCTGTAAGACAATTTCTCGCCTCCTCGCAGTGTGCAAGCACAGCGTCTCTCTTAGTTGGGCTTGATGTGCTTCTGACGGTATCACTCACTTCAGCTATTTTCTCCACAGTAAGATCTAACTGTGGAGGTGGTACAAGGAGGAACAGTTTGGGTTTCTTTGAAATAGGAGGTGGTTTCTTGCTTGGCAATATGACCTGAGTCTTGTTGGGAGATGCTGGTGACTCCTGAAGTGACATGCTAGAATGGAGGTCTTCACTCTGCACTGAAGACTCAGGTGTGTCTTCAGTAGCTGTCCCCAGTGCATCAGCTTCGAAAGACTTGTTTAGACCTACTACACTCGCAGGCTTTTGATCACTTTCAGGTGCAGGTATGTTATCAGAGAGAACAACAGGAGAACCCCGAGCCAGTGTTTGaaccaaatttttaaaagaagtgccTTGagttttcatttcctcttcGCCTAAGCTGTTACTGAGTCTTAGTGAGAGAGATGGCTTTAGGGAAGACTGCAATGATGAATTTACAGTACCCTTTTCCTGAGAGGGTGTTTCAGAAGCAGATTCAGGTGATGGTTCACCTTCTGCCACTTTTTTCACGGACCTCAGCTGCACCATTTGCAATGCTTTGGTAGTTACTAAGGGCATCACAGGTCTTGATGCGTCTTGCTTGTTGAGTGGCTGCTTCACTGGACTGTAGCAAGAATCCTCCTGGTTATGTTTCTTAAAAGAATACTGTGGGTATATTGTTGCACCTTTTGTTAGTTTGGGATCAAGAGGTGGTGCTGGCGGTGGGATAGctaagggaaaaggagaaggaggaggaacaggGGAAGAGAATGAACTGATGGAGGCTTCTTGTGGAAACCATGGGACAGTCTGGGCAAAAGAAGAATTTACATCAGCTTCTGGCGGAGGAGGGGGGAATGTGGGAGAGGCTGGCAATGGTGACAGATCCATGActtctgctggaggaggaggagggggaggagaaagtTCAGGGCAATGTGGAGGAGGTGATGGAAgaggaggtggtggaggaggtgAACCAGAATCTGGAGGAGAGCTCAGGGTGGGGTCCAATTTCTTCACACTCACATTCCCTTCAGtagatgtatttgaagaaagaGAAGTGGAAGACGAAGACATGGAGACTGAAGACAGAAGAGAGGATTTCCTTTCAGGCACTTTAGGCTTCAGCTTGGATTTCCCATTTCCTGATgatgcagattttaaaaatacaggcaCTGGGGTAAGCGCAGTAGGTGTATTGGACTGGCTGGAGTACCCACTCGACGGTGATGTGACCCGGTGGGATTTCTCCGGAGAAGTGCTCTTCGGTTTGGCCAGTCCACTGGGCACTTGTGGCACAGAAGCCCTTGAGCCGTCACTGAAGTGGCTGATGCTGCAATCGCTGAGAGCAGATGATGTACTGGCAGAATGGGTCACTGGGGATTTTACCTGGTCATCTGCCACTGTGGCATAGTCGCTGTAGTAACCCCACTGGTCAGCGTACTCTGACTTGATGCTACTTGTTTCGCTCTGAGAGGGAGTCACTGTGCAGAGGGAGTACAGGTTTGGAGCAGTGGTGGACATCATGCTGCTGCTTGCACTGACTGAACTTTGGCTGCGGGAACGCAGCACCCAGGGATCCTCATAATCACTGCAGGGGCTCTGGGAAGGGGAGCTGCCATTTTTGCACTTGAGATTCAACTGCAGAGAATGCTGGAGGGTGGCAATGAGGGTCTCATCAAGTACCTGTCCATTGGACTGGGCTTTTTTCTTGGGCATCCTTCTAAGTGAGTCTGTtctggatggtggcaaaggcggcttctttgcctttttcagaGAGATGTTTCTTGCAAGGGATTTGTCACCTTGGCCTGTCTGGTCATCCTgatgtttcttctcctttccttcaaaGACATTTATCACGCTGTCTCTGGGGTTCCCAAAACCATTAGTACTATTGCATGGCATGTCTGACTTCGGTCCGGAGTCCATATGCATAGAACTGTAATAACCATCGTGGTCCACAGAATAGAGAGAAGTAGAGTCGTCTCTGACCGAAGtcctctccaggctgctgctgctcaggttGCTACCAGGAGTGGCACAGCCTGGCGTGGTACAAACCACCCTGTGTGAAGAAGCCTCACTGTTTTCTGCAGACTTGTACAGCCAATGCTCTGTGCTGTTCACTCCTGCTTGTGCTCGCTCCCCTGAATAGCTAGATTCACTCCTACCATCGCTCTCCTGGGAAGGGTTTGGTAAAGCAATATTGTTCCTACAGCTGTAGCTCATGCTCTGAGACCCAGTCTCTGTGTTTCCAGGAGTACTAAGAGAGACAGCAGAATCACCAAGAGAAAGCATCATGACAGTATTAGATGGGATGGTATCCGAAGTCTGAGAGTGACGCGTGGAGCTGCTCTCACTCCAGTTACCGCTTGAAGAATGGTGATCTTCTTTCCCACTTACTGCACTGCTGGCAACAGGATTGTCTCTTGGCTTTGGGTAGGCAGTGGAGTTGGTCATTTTACTATCCAATGATCCAACACTCTGGGCAGTGTGAATAACAATAACTTCTGAGGAGGATGACAGCGTTGCGTTGGGTATGATGCTCGTTGAGTAGGTGGCATGAGGCGAGACCACACATGCGGGACTTGCAGGCTTTTCGCTGTCATAGCTTCTCACCTCCTGAGACTTTGGCCTCAACAGGGTCCCCGTTGTGGGATTATTCCTCAGATGCACAAGACTATCATCCACTTGCAATTTACTTATCTGGTGGGATAAAGTGTCAGCGATGTCTTCTGTCTGCCTGGAGATGCCCTGCGTCTGCTCTAGGGACTGCAGAGAGACTCTTGCACCAGCCCGAGGCAAGCTGTGAAAACCTATGTCGCTACTTTGGCGAGAAGCAGGCATAACTGCAGCGGAATCACTCATCACTGACATGTTTCCAGATGAGCTGGAGAACTGAGACATCTGGGCTGCGATGCCTTGTCCTTTCTGTGCTCGTATTCTTCTCATTGAAGGGGGCACAACTTTAACTTCCTCCGTCTGGCAGCTGGTGTCCTTGGTTTCAGAGCGCTGCATAGCAGACCGATAGCTGTCTAGTCTCCCTAGCGTGGAAGAGTGATCTGGGACATACATCGAATGCCCTCGGAAATCACTTTGGCCCGTGCCAACTGCTGgagtcaaaataaaataattattccttGAAGCACAAATGCACATTTATCTTCTtactcatttaaaaacaaaaaaccccagcaaactGCTTGATCCCCATGCCCTTGAAGGTTATGCCTTCTGAAAAAGAATCTGCAACAATGGATTTTGCACAGGCATCGTTtgatttctgcatttctcttccctttttccttatTACCAGGAACCCTCTGCTTACAGAATCGTCTGTGTTCCTGCCGCACATTCGACACATGAAATCCTCTGTTTATAACATGGTAATAATTTCCATAGTAATCAGTTATGTCAGAAACCAAGTAGCACTGTTTGACTTCCAGTAGGCAAAGCAGCAGGAACAGACAAAAGCCTGAGAAACGTGAAGTGTGCTTCCATGCTAATGCCTCATGCAAtaaagaaaaggggaaggaaatgtGGAGACTAATGTGAATAATCagatctgctttttaaaagcattatacttctggaaaaaaatttcaggaGACACGGAGCGCTCTCCAAGTCTTGCAGTTCACCTGAAAGAAGGCTAACACATTGAAACATGCATTGTTTTACCATAAATAATACATCTAAATGCTATGACAGCATTTATACAAAGACATTATCTAACACTGCAAAGGAAACcattaaataacatttctccGTACAACTATTTTCTATTTATCATAAGGAAGAACTCCAagaagcagggaaaagaaacagctaATACTGATGGTCGTCTCCTCCTCAGCACcgtcaggaaataaaaaataactgtaatttttttaatgcagtaatAACCATATATTGGCATAAAAAAAACGCTTTGAGGGCAATGGAAAAACAGTTTTAGTTCAAAATACAGTTATCACTGGGTCAGTAGAAAGGACTCTAGGGTTCCtttaaatgtacatttttacAGGTAGCTGCCTCCTAAAAATCACAAACCAGAGCACTGCTTTAAAATTAGTCTGTGTGAGGCTGTTGCTTTTCAATTCAGTTGCATTACTGTATAAATAGCAGACACGAGAGGCAGGCGTGCTGCTGGAGATGCCTGTAAGGATGCTGCATATGTCACTGCAGAGGAAAATCGGTTTTTTCAATTCTCCGCCTTAAAGCTAGTCTCGGGAGCGGTGAAGGAGCACGCCTGATATGACTGTTCTCCTATTGTATTTACTATATGGAACTGGATCAGGAGGATAGGTATCTTATCATGCAGCTTTAAACACCACTTAAAGGACATTTAATTATCCTTATCCTGGTGGGAAAAAGAGGCATTTAGGATAAGGAAAAGAGGGCTCTGAAAAGGCTACAGGGaaagcagcacacagaaagATTGTCTCCTTCTTTTCCACAGGCACATAAGTAGTCTTTTAGGAGCCTGAAGCCTATTTAGTTTGCTTTGGGTAGATTCTCTTGCCCTCATGAAAATGTAGCCTCTTTCTGCTTCTGGTAGAGGTTTCCAGCAAAGCTAGATACTTGGATGCTGGCAAACATCTTGGATAATCTAATACGAGATACTGTCAGAACAGATGGACTATTGCAGCCAACCAAGAGAGGTATTTGCATATTCTGTACACAGTTATTAAGAACTGTgcagtagaaaaataatttaattttgctttccatGTGCGTTTTTTCTATAGAATCAGGTtaagagggagaaaaacatCGAAGTAGACATTATGAATTTTTCTGGAACCATAACATTACTGATAACAACTGTTAGCCAATCAAAAATAGCTGGTAATAAAAATCTGTGTACTAAGTTATATAAATAACCAAAAAGATggggtatttttcttctttctaccACTACAaaatgtgcacacacacacacacgagaCAGAGGATGGGGCTTGTGGAGAATGAAGCTGTCAGCGCTACAGCAAGTATCTAATACCATCACACATACTGACCTGTGGCTGAGCGCCCCTCATTTCAGTATGCAGTACATTTGTATTCACAAAGGAAGCTAAACACACTCCACTTCACAAGCAGCATAATGCACACGGACAGTTTATGcttgtttaaaatgttactgCTAGCAAAGGCAGATGGCAACGCAGGACAGCGCTGGACTTGTTaacctctcctttcctccttccaaaATCAGGAGTGTCAGAATGCATTACTGGGACATACTATTTACTGCAAATGCAGAGCGATGCTTTAAAatctctgaaatacaaaattaaaccTCGGCGCTATATCTAAGCTACTAAATTAAAGAGGCCAAGGACCCTTCTCATGTCAATGCAAGTGAAGCTCTCTCCCAGCAAGGAAGGATGGCTGTACTGAAATGCCTGGgggagcagctcctgccccatcccctggCACCCAGAGAGAGCCTGGGAGACCGCTGGCTGGCCCAGGCCAGAGCGGTGCTGGAGGAGCACGCTAACCAGAGGGCAAACTGAACAACTGCATGATGCTGTTGAGCATCACTGCTAACCCTGTGTTTGTTACTAGAATAGATGTAACTTAGGGTCCAGTCTAATGTGCTCATGGAAACCGCATAGACTGACTCAACAGCAGAAAACCTTTACACTGTTACAACCTCAACACTACTGGGAAGCCTGTGAGAGCAGGTCTTTGCACCAGCACAAGGCCTCTTGTAGTTCGAATGGTTCAGAGCCCAAATAAATATAGGGTTCAGAGGGGGCAAGATAGCCCAGTGTCGAAAGTATAAACTGCAGGGCTACATCCTTCAATCATTATATGGGACGTGGTCAGAGAAGGGTCTTTTAATGGCTGTTTCTATTACAGGAACACAACTTCgaggttttaaatattttttgtagaaATGCAGGATATTCTGAAATTacttcagctttgtttttgGCTTTACATGTATGCACAATCTCATGCAAAGCTATGAGGATTTACTCGCTCTTTATAATACAGCAATTGCTCTTTTTACAATTCCGTTTCCTGAAGAGGGACAACAGAAATCTGCAGGGAAGATGGTTCAAGAAAACAACCAAAGGAACATTTAAGGTGTTCTCTTAAAATATTGATAGTTTTAACATTTTGGTGGAATTCAGAAAAGGGTAGCAAAGAgtattttgtttgccttttatAATTGCACTGTAAAACCCTCACTCAATTCCAGAGTAACACTGAAAGGCAAGGGTTTTCAAAAATCCTTAAAATCAAACTGCCTTTGTTGGTACTGCAGCTAGAAGATGATAAATCCAAGTAAGGGACAGCTCAAACCTTTAATTGACTATTACATTGAAAATGCTACGTCTCTCAGAAAACCTCTACTTAAATAAACAGCGGCCAGAGGTTACAAGATTTTTGCAACACCAAAATTCTGGAACTGAATCAGA
This Phalacrocorax aristotelis chromosome 3, bGulAri2.1, whole genome shotgun sequence DNA region includes the following protein-coding sequences:
- the NHSL1 gene encoding NHS-like protein 1 isoform X6, giving the protein MGRAGEQLARGLPGAAPRTHLAAAWGGGRMFCLKAVSNLDEESRWTVHYTAPWHQQENVFLPSSRPPCVEDLHRQAKLNLKSVLRECDKLRRDGYRSSQYYSQGPTFSSSSSAISGSYQDDYEEIEQKCPVSSPEEEKLITIKRPKTPVPNELSDINTQTNWTKSLPLPTPEEKMRQQAQAVQTDVVPINVTGENFDRQASIRRSLIYTDTVVRRPKKVKRRKTITGIPDNIQKELAVGTGQSDFRGHSMYVPDHSSTLGRLDSYRSAMQRSETKDTSCQTEEVKVVPPSMRRIRAQKGQGIAAQMSQFSSSSGNMSVMSDSAAVMPASRQSSDIGFHSLPRAGARVSLQSLEQTQGISRQTEDIADTLSHQISKLQVDDSLVHLRNNPTTGTLLRPKSQEVRSYDSEKPASPACVVSPHATYSTSIIPNATLSSSSEVIVIHTAQSVGSLDSKMTNSTAYPKPRDNPVASSAVSGKEDHHSSSGNWSESSSTRHSQTSDTIPSNTVMMLSLGDSAVSLSTPGNTETGSQSMSYSCRNNIALPNPSQESDGRSESSYSGERAQAGVNSTEHWLYKSAENSEASSHRVVCTTPGCATPGSNLSSSSLERTSVRDDSTSLYSVDHDGYYSSMHMDSGPKSDMPCNSTNGFGNPRDSVINVFEGKEKKHQDDQTGQGDKSLARNISLKKAKKPPLPPSRTDSLRRMPKKKAQSNGQVLDETLIATLQHSLQLNLKCKNGSSPSQSPCSDYEDPWVLRSRSQSSVSASSSMMSTTAPNLYSLCTVTPSQSETSSIKSEYADQWGYYSDYATVADDQVKSPVTHSASTSSALSDCSISHFSDGSRASVPQVPSGLAKPKSTSPEKSHRVTSPSSGYSSQSNTPTALTPVPVFLKSASSGNGKSKLKPKVPERKSSLLSSVSMSSSSTSLSSNTSTEGNVSVKKLDPTLSSPPDSGSPPPPPPLPSPPPHCPELSPPPPPPPAEVMDLSPLPASPTFPPPPPEADVNSSFAQTVPWFPQEASISSFSSPVPPPSPFPLAIPPPAPPLDPKLTKGATIYPQYSFKKHNQEDSCYSPVKQPLNKQDASRPVMPLVTTKALQMVQLRSVKKVAEGEPSPESASETPSQEKGTVNSSLQSSLKPSLSLRLSNSLGEEEMKTQGTSFKNLVQTLARGSPVVLSDNIPAPESDQKPASVVGLNKSFEADALGTATEDTPESSVQSEDLHSSMSLQESPASPNKTQVILPSKKPPPISKKPKLFLLVPPPQLDLTVEKIAEVSDTVRSTSSPTKRDAVLAHCEEARNCLTDGLSSSEMDSGSLVPEGGAAGFTFSETVGANAFVVQPAASPVQEEPRQEEQSAFDEGSSSGSSQDSGSNADGHLSQENESVEVFESDTTNSSFLPSNSYGEETDGVATPARPRTTEDLFAAIHRSKRKVLGRKDSEDDRTRNHSPSPPVTPTGASPTLTTLKQAGSIQRSVRKSSTSNDNFKALLLKKGSRCDTSSRMSAAEMLKNTDPRFHRTKTDATPDLSDSPASCSPSKSKRAQEEWAKSEGLMPRSMSFSGTRYGRSRTPPSAASSKYNVRNRIQSSPMTVISEGDGEVVEQSEGRVRRTLEEQQERQLDMFNSDEMDMNDFPYAEEAGCKETLDPTHLDLMTQPGTSRKYLSPSAEES